Below is a genomic region from Microbacterium esteraromaticum.
CAGGTCGACTGAGCACGCTCGACGCGCCCATCGAGATGGGAAACGCTGGTGGGCAGTATCCGGTACGGGCGTTTTCCGTCTGGGAGGCTGCCGGCCGGATGGGAAACGCCGGTGCGCAGCATCCGGGACCGGCGTTTTCCGTCTGCGAGGCTGGCGGCCGGCTGGGAAACGCTGGTGGGCAGCGTCCGGTACCGGCGTTTTCGGTCTGCGAGGCTGGCGGCCGGGTGGGGAACGCGGGTGGGCAGCATCCGGGACCGGCGTTTTCCGTCTGCGAGGCTGGCGGCCGGATGGGAAACGCTGGTGGGCAGCATCCGGTACCGGCGTTTTCCGTCTGCAGGCTCAGCAGCCGGGGCGGAGTCAGGAGAAGCGGATGCCCCACTCCAGCGTCCACGATTCGCCCTCGGCGAGCCGGCGCAGCCCGCGACCCGAGTTGAACGCCTCGGCCGGCGCGGTCATCGGCTCTATCGCCACCGCGAGCGGCTGGCCGGGGTACTTCACGGTCGTGAACGCCTGCGTGTAGTCGAAGCCGGGGCCCTGCTGCAGCGTCACCGCCCGGCCATCCGGGGCGGTCAGCGTCGTGCGCACGAACCCGTCGGCGTCGCGGTGCAGGTTCGCATATCCCGTGTCGAGCTGCACGTCGCCGAGGCGACGGCCCTCGCGAAGGTCGGTTCCCATGGCGACGGGGCTCTCGCCGACGGGCAGCATCCGGTCGTCGGTCTCGAAGTAGGTCTCGGCCGGCAGACGAAGCACCAGCTCGCGCGCGTCGACGCCGCCGATCACGAAGAAGGGATGCGTGCCGAGCGCCACCGGAGCGGGGTCGACCGAGTGGTTCGTCAGGGTGTGCGTGACGTCGATCCCGGCATCCGTGAGCGCGTACGTGACCGAGGTCGCGACGAGGTACGGGTACCCGGTCTGCGGCACGACGGTCGCCGCGAGCGTGACCGACTCGTCGGTGTGCTCGGCGATCTCGTAGGCGGTGAAGCGCAGCAGCCCATGGCTGGCGTTGCGGAACTTCGGCTCCGTCACGGCGAGAGCGCGCTCGATGTCGCCGTCCTGCCAGACGCCGTCGCGGATGCGGTTCGGCCACGGTGCGAGCACCACGCCCGAGCACGACGGCGTCGGCTGATCGGACGGGTACGGCGGAACGATCTCGACGCCGCCGACCGTCAGATGGCGCAGGGATGCGGCGACCTGTGCGATCTGCGCGGTCACGTCGCCGCGTCGAAGGTGGATCTGGACGCCGGTGGGGGAGTCGAACACGTCATCAAGGGGCATGTCGCCATCGTACGGCGGGCACACTCCCAGCAAAGCCCGGTATTCTGGAGGGAGTCGGCTTCGGGCACCCGCGTCATGCGGTTTCTTCCGAGCACTGCTCATTGTGAGCCCAGGGGCCGATGGTTCATAACCATCACATGAATGGCCCCGGCCGACGGATGCCCGGGTATGTCCCACGCGCGCTGATCTCTGTGCCCGCGGAAGGGACGCTGTTCTCGTGTCAGAGACAGTCAGGAAACACCATGCCCAAGAACGGCAAGCCCAAGGGCGGACGCCCCTCCCGCAACTTCGAGCCGCGATACGCCAAGAAGACCTCGTTCCACGACCGCCATGCAGGCGGACGCCCGTCGCGCGACGACGATCGCCGGACCGACGGCGGCGACCGCCGCTCGTTCTCGTCGGATGCCCGTGCCGACCGTCGCCCCGGCAGCGTCAGCCCGAAGCACCGCGGCTACCGCGCGGCCGACACCGAGGGCTCGGCGCCCAAGGGACGCTGGTCTGACGCTCAGCGTGCAGGCCGCGACGAGGCCCGCTCCATCCGCAACCGAGCCGAGTCCGGCCGCCGTGAGGCCCCGCACCACCGAGCTGATCGCGACGACCGCGGTGGACGCGGCTTCGACCGCGGCGACCGGTTCGGTCGTGACGCGCGTCCGGCGCGCGACGACCGGTTCGGCCGGGATGCGCGTTCCGCGCGCGACGACCGGTTCGGTCGCGATGCGCGCCCGGCGCGTGACGACCGCGGTTACGGCCGCAACGACCGTTTCGACCGGGACGCCCGTCCTGCACGGGGCGACCGCTTCGACCGCGATGCGCGCCCGGCGCGCGACGAGCGCGGCGGGTTCGAGCGTCGTGGCGGTTTCGACCGTGACTCTCGCCCGACACGTGACGACCGTGGCGGTCATGGCCGCAGCGACCGCTTCGACCGCGACTCTCGCCCGGCACGTGATGACCGTGGCGGTTTTGGCCGCAGCGACCGGTTCGACCGTGATGCCCGTCCGTCGCGTGCCGATCGCTTCGACCGCAGCGAGCGCCCCGCACGTGATGACCGTGGCGGTTTTGGCCGCCCGGCCCGCTTCGACCGTGACGCTCGTCCTGCCCGTGACGACCGTGGTGGCTACGGCCGCAGTGACCGGTTCGACCGCGATTCGCGCCCCGCGCGCGACGCGCGCTTCGACCGCGGCTCGCGTCCGGCCCGCGACGACCGCCGCGACGGATCCGACCGCGCCGAGCGCCCGCGCTTCGACCGCTCCGAGCGTCCCGCACGTCAGAGCCGTGACATCCGCCCGAATCGCAGCGACTGGAACGCGACATCTACCGCCAAGACGCACGACGACCACGTCGACGTCGTGCACGAGCGGCTCGAGGCAGAGGCCGTGCAGGCCACCGAGGTCGCCGATGTGACCTTCGGCGACCTGGGACTCGGGTCGAACATCGTCGAGATCCTGAAGAACATGGGCGCCGAGACCCCCTTCCCGATCCAGGCGGCCACGATCCCCAGCATCCTCGAGGGCCGTGACGTGCTGGGGCGCGGACGCACCGGCTCTGGCAAGACGATCGCGTTCGGCGCGCCCCTGGTCGAGAGCATCCTGCTGTCGCAGAAGGGCAAGCGCCGCGAGATCGGCCGCAAGCCCCGCGCGATCATCCTCGCGCCGACCCGCGAGCTCGCCCTTCAGATCGACCGCACCGTGCAGCCGATCGCTCGCAGCGTCGGCCTGTTCACCACGCAGATCTACGGCGGCGTGCCCCAGGCGCGTCAGGTCGGCGCGCTGAACAAGGGCGTCGACATCATCATCGGCACCCCCGGTCGTATCGAAGACCTCATCGAGCAGCGCAAGCTCGACCTCTCCGAGATCCGCATCGCCGTGCTCGACGAGGCCGACCACATGGCAGAGCTCGGCTTCGCCGAGCCCGTGCAGCGCATCCTGCGCAAGACCGGCACCGCCCTTGGGCAGGCTCAGGAACCGGGTATCTCACGCAGTCAGAAGCTGCTGTTCTCGGCGACGCTCGATCGCGAGGTCGCCGCGATCGTCGACGAGTTCCTCGTTGATCCGGCCGTCTACGAGGTCGCGGGTGAAGATCAGGACTCGAGCACGATCGACCACCGCGTGCTCGTGATCGAGCACCGCGACAAGGCCGAGGTGCTCACCTCGCTCGTCGACCGCGACGGCCAGACGCTGGTCTTCGCGCGCACCCGCGCCTACGCCGAGATGCTCGCCGAGCAGTTCGAGGATGCCGGCATCGCCGCCGTCTCGCTGCACGGTGACCTCAACCAGGCCAAGCGCACCCGCAACCTGCAGAAGCTGACCGCCGGCAAGGTGCAGGTGCTCGTCGCCACGGATGTCGCCGCCCGCGGCATCCACGTCGATGACATCGACCTCGTGGTGCAGGCCGACGCGCCCGACGAGTACAAGACCTACCTGCACCGTGCGGGCCGCACGGGCCGTGCCGGGCGCTCGGGCCGTGTGGTCACGCTGATCACCCGCCACCGTCGCCGCCGGATGGAGGATCTGCTCGGTCGTGCCGAGATCGACGCGCCGTTCGAGCAGGCGGCCCCCGGTGACGACGTGATCGAGGAGATCACCGGTCGGATGCCGTCGGAGGCCGAGCTCACCTCCTGAGCCCGTTCACGGTCCAGGCCCGTTCACGATACGAGCCCGTTCACGATCCAGGAGAGACCGCCGGGTCCGCGCCCCCACGGGGTGGGATTCCGGCGGTTTCTGCGTGATTCTCCTGAGTGATGCGCGGGGACATAGTCTGGGGTCATGGAGTGGCAGGGTTGGGCCGGAGCGGGGTGGGTGACGCTGGCAATGCTGGCCGCGGGGCTGGCGGGTGTTCAGGGACGCAGCAAGCTGTGGTGGTTCTTCGTGACGCTGCTGTTCGGACCCTTCGCGCTGTTCTTCCTCGTCATCTGGACCGAACCGCTGACGCGCCGCGAGCCGTAGCTCCCGGCATCGATCCCGCTCAGAAGAGCATGTCGGCCCGGGTGGTGCGGACGGATGCCGGAGCCGGACGCTCGCGCATGCGCCGGCCGCGCATGCTGTCGTTCTCCTCTTCGGAGCGGGCGTCGAGCCCGTGCGCGCGCATGAGCGGGCGGACCCGTCTGGCCAGCCACTGACGGTACGCCTTGGGAGCCTCGACCGAGACGCCCGGGTACAGACCGCGGTACGACGAGAGCAGTTCGGGATGCTCTCGCTCGAGCCATTGGAAGAACCACGGCTTCACGCCGGGGCGCAGGTGCAGCGATCCGTAGACGACGTGGTCGGCGCCGGACTGCCTGATGCGCCGCAGAGCCTCGTCGATGGCGGCGAGCGAGTCGGTGAGGTGCGGCAGCACGGGCATGAGGAACACACCGACCCTGAAGCCGGCGTCGCTGAGGGCCCGGACGGTGTCGAGTCGCGCCTGCGTGCTCGGCGTCCCCGGTTCGATGGCGTGCTGCAGAGCCTCGTCATACATCGCGATCGACATCTGGATGTCGATCGGCACCCGTTTCGCGGCTTCGACGAGCAGCGGGATGTCACGGCGGATCAGGGTTCCCTTGGTGAGGATCGACATCGGCGTGCCCGAGTCCGCGAGCGCCTGCACGATGCCGGGCATGAGCTTGTACCGCCCCTCGGCCCGCTGATACGGATCGGTGTTCGTGCCGAGCGCCACGGTCTCGTGCTTCCACGATCCACGCCGCAGCTCCCGCTGCAGCACCTCGACCACGTTCGTCTTCACGACGATCTGCGAATCGAAGTCCGCACCGCCGTCGAGGTCGAGGTACTCGTGCGTCCCTCGGGCGAAGCAGTTGTGGCTGATGACTCCGTTGGCGATGAAGTCGCCGGTGCCGGTCGTGATGTCGACGAGATCTCGCAGCCCTGGCACCGGATCGATGCTCACGACCCGAAGATCGGCGACCGTCTTCACGGCGTCGCCGTCTCTCGGACCCGGATGCCCGACGCCGAAGCCCATCAATCGGTCGTTCGATGTGAGGTGCGGACGCTGGCCTGCGTGCGCGTCTGCGACATGCTTCCATCCGCGGTCCGTGAGGAAGCGGTGATCGCCACTCGCGATCACCTGCGTTCCGTCTGCAAGCGTCACGCGGTATGAGGGCTTCTGGGTGGACCATCTCGCTTCGATGCGCGTCTTCACGTAGCGGCGATACGCCCCCCTGCGCCGTGTGCCGATGATCTCATCGCCGACTTCGAGGTCGGCCAGAGGGCGCTGCGAGCCGTCTGCGCAGAGCACGAGCGTGCTCGGATCCAGGCAGTACACGCATGCATGACTGCATCCGCGGTAGGGATTGATCGTCCAGCTGAACGGCATCTTCGAGGGGCCGGGCACCGAGTTCAGCGCCGACTTCGCAAGCACTTCATGGAAGGTCATGCCGGCGAACTCGGGAGTCGTCACCGAGCGGACGATGCCCGTGCGGCTCTCGAGACCGGGGAGGGCGTCCGCGTCCACGTCGCCGATCGCCTGGCCCTGCCACCTCATGACAACGATTAGAACATAGCAACGAAGAAAAGACAATCAGTTGTCGCGCGATATTCGTACAGCATGACTGTCGCTCGCCAGGGGTCTTGACTATCCCAATTCGTCGTGAGAACGTTTACAGTGGCGATGGGAACGTTTACAGCACTCAAGGGAGAGTTCATGCCCCGAGCAACGATCACGCAGGTGGCCGCGCGCGCAGGCGTGTCGGTGGCATCCGCCTCGCGCGCGCTCAACGGTCAGATAGCGAGCGCCGAGACCATCGCCAAAGTCGAGAAGGCCGCCTCGGAGCTCGGCTATGTCGCCGACGCGACCGCGCAGTCGCTCAAGCGCGGCCGCACCTTCCAACTCGCCTACGCGGTCGCCGACATCGGCAACCCGGTGTATGTCGAGATGATGACGGCCATTCAGAAGGTGACCTCGGCATCCGGCTACCGCCTGATCCTCTCGTCGACGGGCGACGCGTCGTCATCCGTCGACGTCGTCCGCGACCTCAGTCGCGGTTACGTCGACGGCCTCATCATCTCGCCGCTGCGCGTCACGCCGGAGCTGCTCGATGCCCTCAGTGCGGTGCCGGTTCCGGTCGTGGTGCTGGGGCGGGTGCCAGGGGATGCCGGGTTCGACACCGTACGGGCAGACTCGCTCACCGCGATGAGACAGGTCGTCGACCACCTCGCCGAGCGCTCGCACCGCGACCTGGCGTTCATCAACGGCCCCGTCGACACGACGCCTGGTGCGTTCCGGCGCGACGGCTTCACCGCCGCTGTCGCCGCGCACCCCGAGGTGCGGGCACAGAGCGTGGTCGCGACCGATTTCACGATCGCCGCCGGGTATGAGGCGGCGATCCCGCTGCTCAGCGGTGCCGAGCGTCCGCACGCGGTGATCGCCGCGAACGACCTCATCGGAGTCGGAGTGCTGCGCGCCGCGGAAGACCTCGGGCTCTCGGTGCCAGGCGATCTCGCCGTCACCGGCATCGACGACACCGAGCTCGCCGCGGTCATGCGCCCCGGGCTGACCAGCGTCGACATGGGGGCCGCCGAGCGCGGTCGAGTCGCGGCCGAGCTGCTGCTCGCCCGCATCGCCGACGCCGAGCGGCCGACCCAGACCGTCGCCGTCGCGCCGCGGCTCGTGGTGCGCGGATCGACGCTCGAGAGCACGGAGCGCGCGGGCATCCCACTCGCGCCCGTCGACCTGGGGAGGGCTGCCGGATGAGCATCACCGCCGAACGGGCGCAGAAGCCCCCGCAGAAGGTGCGCCAGATCGGCGCACGCACGCGCGCCCAGCGCAAGGAGGCGATCGCACTCGTCGTC
It encodes:
- a CDS encoding aldose 1-epimerase family protein, coding for MPLDDVFDSPTGVQIHLRRGDVTAQIAQVAASLRHLTVGGVEIVPPYPSDQPTPSCSGVVLAPWPNRIRDGVWQDGDIERALAVTEPKFRNASHGLLRFTAYEIAEHTDESVTLAATVVPQTGYPYLVATSVTYALTDAGIDVTHTLTNHSVDPAPVALGTHPFFVIGGVDARELVLRLPAETYFETDDRMLPVGESPVAMGTDLREGRRLGDVQLDTGYANLHRDADGFVRTTLTAPDGRAVTLQQGPGFDYTQAFTTVKYPGQPLAVAIEPMTAPAEAFNSGRGLRRLAEGESWTLEWGIRFS
- a CDS encoding antitermination protein NusB; amino-acid sequence: MEWQGWAGAGWVTLAMLAAGLAGVQGRSKLWWFFVTLLFGPFALFFLVIWTEPLTRREP
- a CDS encoding Rv2578c family radical SAM protein — translated: MRWQGQAIGDVDADALPGLESRTGIVRSVTTPEFAGMTFHEVLAKSALNSVPGPSKMPFSWTINPYRGCSHACVYCLDPSTLVLCADGSQRPLADLEVGDEIIGTRRRGAYRRYVKTRIEARWSTQKPSYRVTLADGTQVIASGDHRFLTDRGWKHVADAHAGQRPHLTSNDRLMGFGVGHPGPRDGDAVKTVADLRVVSIDPVPGLRDLVDITTGTGDFIANGVISHNCFARGTHEYLDLDGGADFDSQIVVKTNVVEVLQRELRRGSWKHETVALGTNTDPYQRAEGRYKLMPGIVQALADSGTPMSILTKGTLIRRDIPLLVEAAKRVPIDIQMSIAMYDEALQHAIEPGTPSTQARLDTVRALSDAGFRVGVFLMPVLPHLTDSLAAIDEALRRIRQSGADHVVYGSLHLRPGVKPWFFQWLEREHPELLSSYRGLYPGVSVEAPKAYRQWLARRVRPLMRAHGLDARSEEENDSMRGRRMRERPAPASVRTTRADMLF
- a CDS encoding DEAD/DEAH box helicase — translated: MPKNGKPKGGRPSRNFEPRYAKKTSFHDRHAGGRPSRDDDRRTDGGDRRSFSSDARADRRPGSVSPKHRGYRAADTEGSAPKGRWSDAQRAGRDEARSIRNRAESGRREAPHHRADRDDRGGRGFDRGDRFGRDARPARDDRFGRDARSARDDRFGRDARPARDDRGYGRNDRFDRDARPARGDRFDRDARPARDERGGFERRGGFDRDSRPTRDDRGGHGRSDRFDRDSRPARDDRGGFGRSDRFDRDARPSRADRFDRSERPARDDRGGFGRPARFDRDARPARDDRGGYGRSDRFDRDSRPARDARFDRGSRPARDDRRDGSDRAERPRFDRSERPARQSRDIRPNRSDWNATSTAKTHDDHVDVVHERLEAEAVQATEVADVTFGDLGLGSNIVEILKNMGAETPFPIQAATIPSILEGRDVLGRGRTGSGKTIAFGAPLVESILLSQKGKRREIGRKPRAIILAPTRELALQIDRTVQPIARSVGLFTTQIYGGVPQARQVGALNKGVDIIIGTPGRIEDLIEQRKLDLSEIRIAVLDEADHMAELGFAEPVQRILRKTGTALGQAQEPGISRSQKLLFSATLDREVAAIVDEFLVDPAVYEVAGEDQDSSTIDHRVLVIEHRDKAEVLTSLVDRDGQTLVFARTRAYAEMLAEQFEDAGIAAVSLHGDLNQAKRTRNLQKLTAGKVQVLVATDVAARGIHVDDIDLVVQADAPDEYKTYLHRAGRTGRAGRSGRVVTLITRHRRRRMEDLLGRAEIDAPFEQAAPGDDVIEEITGRMPSEAELTS
- a CDS encoding LacI family DNA-binding transcriptional regulator, giving the protein MPRATITQVAARAGVSVASASRALNGQIASAETIAKVEKAASELGYVADATAQSLKRGRTFQLAYAVADIGNPVYVEMMTAIQKVTSASGYRLILSSTGDASSSVDVVRDLSRGYVDGLIISPLRVTPELLDALSAVPVPVVVLGRVPGDAGFDTVRADSLTAMRQVVDHLAERSHRDLAFINGPVDTTPGAFRRDGFTAAVAAHPEVRAQSVVATDFTIAAGYEAAIPLLSGAERPHAVIAANDLIGVGVLRAAEDLGLSVPGDLAVTGIDDTELAAVMRPGLTSVDMGAAERGRVAAELLLARIADAERPTQTVAVAPRLVVRGSTLESTERAGIPLAPVDLGRAAG